The Miscanthus floridulus cultivar M001 chromosome 17, ASM1932011v1, whole genome shotgun sequence genome has a window encoding:
- the LOC136517867 gene encoding signal recognition particle subunit SRP54 2-like, producing MVLAELGGSIARALARMSNATVVDEKVLADCLNEICRALLQADVRFETVRDVKANIKRIVNLDALAAGTNKRRIIQQAVVDEIRRMLDPGKPSFTPSKGKPNVVMFVGLQGSGKTTTCTKYADYHRRNGFNPALVCADTFRAGAFDQLKQNATKAKIPFYGSYTESDPVKIAVEGVDMFRKEKCDLIIVDTSGRHKQEAALFEEMRQVSEATKPDLVIFVMDGSIGQAAFDQAQAFKQSASVGAVIVTKMDGHAKGGGALSAVAATKSPVIFIGTGEHIPDFEVFEVNPFVSRLLGMGDLSGLVNKIHEVIMPNNQQPHIAPQLVEGTFTLRLLYEMFQSLQSMGPLGQVVSMIPGFSAQFIEKGKEKEGQAKIKRYMTMMDSMTDAELDGTNPKLMNQSRINRIARGSGRLVEEVVHMLEEYKRIAKMWKKLPLPTNNRRRLNTNRDIRPIANAIPPQMLNQLGGLVGLQNMMKQMGAQSR from the exons ATGGTGCTCGCGGAGCTGGGCGGGAGCATCGCCCGCGCGCTGGCGCGGATGAGCAACGCCACCGTGGTGGACGAGAAGGTGCTCGCCGACTGCCTCAACGAGATCTGTCGCGCGCTCCTGCAGGCTGACGTCCGCTTCGAGACGGTCCGCGACGTCAAGGCCAACATCAAGcgcatcgtcaacctcgacgCGCTCGCCGCCGGCACCAACAAGCGCCGCATCATACAGCAG GCCGTTGTCGATGAGATACGCAGGATGCTGGATCCCGGGAAGCCGTCCTTCACCCCCAGCAAAGGGAAGCCCAATGTGGTCATGTTCGTCGGTTTGCAGG GTTCTGGGAAAACAACTACCTGCACCAAGTATGCAGATTATCATCGGCGTAACGGATTTAATCCTGCACTGGTTTGTGCTGATACATTCCGAGCTGGTGCTTTTGATCAGTTGAAACAGAATGCAACAAAAGCCAAGATACCATTCTACGGAAG CTACACTGAATCAGATCCTGTGAAAATTGCTGTTGAGGGAGTGGACATGTTCAGGAAAGAAAAGTGTGATCTCATTATTGTTGATACAAGTGGACGCCACAAGCAGGAAGCTGCCCTCTTCGAAGAAATGCGCCAAGTTTCAGAAGCTACG AAACCAGACCTGGTGATATTCGTTATGGATGGTAGTATTGGTCAGGCTGCATTTGATCAGGCACAAGCGTTTAAACAGAGTGCCTCGGTTGGTGCTGTGATTGTTACAAAAATGGATGGTCATGCGAAAGGCGGGGGTGCACTTAGCGC GGTTGCAGCTACAAAAAGCCCTGTGATATTTATTGGAACTGGAGAACATATTCCAGACTTTGAGGTTTTCGAAGTGAATCCATTTGTTAGCCGTTTGTTGG GTATGGGTGACTTGTCTGGCTTGGTGAACAAGATCCACGAAGTTATTATGCCTAATAATCAGCAACCGCATATTGCCCCTCAGTTGGTTGAAGGAACCTTCACACTCAGGCTTCTGTATGAGATGTTCCAGAGTCTCCAGAGTATGGGTCCTCTTGGACAG GTCGTCTCTATGATACCTGGATTTAGTGCTCAGTTTATTGAAAAAGGAAAGGAGAAGGAAGGTCAAGCAAAGATTAAGCGGTACATGACGATGATGGACTCCATGACTGATGCAG AGCTTGACGGGACAAACCCGAAGCTGATGAACCAGTCACGAATCAACCGGATCGCTCGGGGATCCGGCAGGCTCGTGGAGGAAGTGGTGCACATGCTGGAGGAGTACAAGCGAATTGCCAAAATGTGGAAGAAATTGCCGCTGCCTACCAACAACAGGAGGAGATTAAATACGAACCGCGACATAAGGCCCATAGCCAATGCCATCCCTCCGCAGATGCTGAATCAGCTTGGTGGCCTGGTTGGGCTGCAGAATATGATGAAACAAATGGGCGCTCAAAGTAGATGA
- the LOC136516869 gene encoding uncharacterized protein, which yields MTVAKRYVLRLFVSLKYVTANVVDRQCGRIVTTASTAERPLRDGLERGRACNAKAAAAVGEVLAMRLKVDGLTQEPIYPNAEKEVAKKGFENQTKVWAILNALRSHGVNLRIDDDGDHRPHF from the coding sequence ATGACCGTCGCGAAGCGGTACGTGCTGCGCCTCTTCGTCTCGCTCAAGTACGTGACGGCGAACGTGGTGGACCGGCAGTGCGGCCGCATCGTGACGACCGCCTCAACCGCGGAGCGGCCCCTGCGAGACGGGCTGGAGCGCGGCCGCGCCTGCAACGCCAAGGCGGCGGCGGCCGTCGGCGAGGTGCTCGCCATGCGCCTCAAGGTGGACGGCCTCACGCAGGAGCCCATATACCCCAACGCGGAGAAAGAGGTCGCGAAGAAAGGGTTCGAGAACCAAACCAAGGTCTGGGCCATCCTCAACGCGCTGCGCAGTCACGGGGTCAACCTCCGCATCGATGACGATGGCGACCACAGACCGCACTTCTGA